The following coding sequences lie in one Cyanobacterium sp. Dongsha4 genomic window:
- a CDS encoding DUF2993 domain-containing protein yields the protein MVKHKSEIISHILTPAIKLWVRSQLQEIETLNIEIHAGDRQILRGKIERVFLSAEKANYQGIYINHAQVKTEEIAVNLGGILRGKPLKLLHPIFAEGEIKLKKKDIQKSLASKLLTQGLIDLLALLLDYKEINNPVSILEKYSFYWQNISLYTEKVIIKGQIKNQKEELSDINITTGLTLKNDHTLLFNPIEINSILFPEIVVIKEFEVDLGNDVAISNLILNEEELSCQGKIKIVSD from the coding sequence ATGGTAAAACATAAATCAGAGATTATTTCTCACATCCTTACCCCTGCTATTAAACTATGGGTGCGATCGCAACTGCAAGAAATTGAAACATTAAACATAGAAATTCATGCAGGAGATAGACAAATTTTAAGAGGAAAAATAGAGCGAGTTTTTCTATCAGCAGAAAAAGCCAACTATCAGGGAATTTATATTAATCATGCCCAAGTAAAAACTGAAGAAATAGCAGTTAATTTAGGAGGCATATTAAGAGGAAAACCATTAAAATTATTACATCCTATTTTTGCAGAAGGAGAAATTAAACTAAAGAAAAAAGATATTCAAAAATCATTAGCTTCAAAATTGCTAACCCAAGGATTAATAGATTTATTAGCTTTACTATTAGATTATAAAGAAATAAACAATCCAGTATCAATCTTAGAAAAATATAGCTTTTATTGGCAAAATATTAGTTTATATACAGAAAAAGTGATTATAAAAGGACAAATAAAAAATCAAAAAGAAGAATTATCAGATATAAATATTACCACTGGTTTAACCTTGAAAAATGACCATACTTTACTTTTTAATCCCATTGAAATTAACAGCATTTTATTCCCAGAAATAGTAGTTATTAAAGAATTTGAAGTAGATCTAGGAAATGATGTTGCTATTAGCAATTTAATCCTTAATGAAGAGGAATTATCCTGCCAAGGAAAAATCAAAATTGTTAGTGATTAA